The sequence below is a genomic window from Chloroflexota bacterium.
TATCGGCAAAGACCCCGTCCCCATCCCACCTTTCACCGGAAACGGCGCCTTCACTGTCTTGGGAGCAACTGTCACATATCAGAGCCTTTGGGTTATTGGCATTGCAATGGTGTCAGTGATTGGCTTCTATCTCCTCCTGTCGCGAACCATGATAGGCAAGGCACTGCGGGCCTGCTCCATTAACAAGAGAGCAGCTAGCTTGATGGGGATAAATGCTAGCAATATGTCTACGTTGAGTTTCTTGATTAGTGCTGCTCTAGGTAGCATAGGGGGCATTTTGATAGCACCCCTGGCTTTTGCTCAAGTAACGATAGGGGTTTCACTGGGGCTCAAGGGCTTTGTGGCCGCCGCCATCGGTGGCTTTACTAACATCCCTTTGATTGTGGCCGGTGCACTGGGTTTGGGGGTCGTGGAGCAATTAGGCGGTGCTACGATTTCAGCCTATAAAGATGCTATCGCTTTAGGTGTATTGCTACTGGTGTTAATAATCAGAGCACGCTGGTTGCAGACCGCTGCGGGGAGCGAGTGATGCTGGGCAGAAAATTCAAGTGGCAGTACGCA
It includes:
- a CDS encoding branched-chain amino acid ABC transporter permease; the protein is MSSDQLVQYLFTGLTQGSLYALIALGFAITFTVTGIINFAQGEFVMLGGMISYLILDNTNIPIGAAFLISIIAVSLTGVLLERLAIRPARNAPVVTLIIITIGASIFIRGMVGEFIGKDPVPIPPFTGNGAFTVLGATVTYQSLWVIGIAMVSVIGFYLLLSRTMIGKALRACSINKRAASLMGINASNMSTLSFLISAALGSIGGILIAPLAFAQVTIGVSLGLKGFVAAAIGGFTNIPLIVAGALGLGVVEQLGGATISAYKDAIALGVLLLVLIIRARWLQTAAGSE